From a single Ornithodoros turicata isolate Travis chromosome 8, ASM3712646v1, whole genome shotgun sequence genomic region:
- the LOC135366693 gene encoding U2 small nuclear ribonucleoprotein auxiliary factor 35 kDa subunit-related protein 2-like, producing the protein MLGTLTGLRVAKESHRKFRALLKKTRRKRIRQKAAQERDRLKALQEASIACIPGYREHLDEQRRSEALQEEYNERERKRQHQLWLAREAIAQQEFQIRKAEDEERARKKQEAIEALEKENKKKEDEKNEEKKKEESLKEAISKLPEGNATWHNPPAPPSYAEAPERETCPFYTKTGACRFGNRCSRNHPRPEVSRTLLLRGMYNHFSIGQQQRDDYDGDSHLETEERDLQQDFEAFYWDVLPELRSAGRVIQFKVCRNHEPHLRGNVYVQYRSNEEATRALMMFNGRWYAGRQISCEFTLVDRWKSAICGLFFRNACPKGKTCNFLHVFRNPTDEFKYADRDETPHRYSGSSSYRGHDHSHRYRRSPGSRRSPESRRSPGSRRSFGSRRSSERRHSLKRRRSRESKRGGEHRRSERKSSESSPKQVSERKEQRSERGGSGRWPSPEESRGPIHDQTSEEEWSPKLCQSQKPENDSEGGMNTDRHISGSPGQKSSGQVAPPTVRERSSTSDSGSDHGVRHRHKHKKHKSRKYSKTKKKKRKHRHRSRTLSPERRTSPEKGEENGDSKNALMQS; encoded by the exons ATGCTTGGTACTCTTACGGGATTGCGCGTTGCGAAAGAGTC CCACAGAAAGTTTCGTGCTTTGTTAAAGAAGACCCGTCGGAAACGTATCCGCCAGAAAGCTGCTCAAGAGAGAGATAGACTCAAAG CTTTACAGGAGGCCTCCATTGCCTGCATTCCCGGCTATCGCGAGCATTTGGATGAACAGAGGCGAAGCGAAGCCCTTCAAGAGGAATACAATGAAAGAGAAAG GAAACGACAGCACCAGTTATGGCTAGCAAGAGAGGCGATTGCACAGCAAGAATTTCAGATAAGAAAAGCCGAAGACGAGGAACGAGCTCGAAAGAAGCAGGAG gctATCGAAGCACtcgagaaagaaaataaaaagaaggaagatGAGAAAaatgaggagaagaagaaagag GAGTCACTGAAAGAAGCAATTTCTAAGTTGCCTGAG GGAAATGCAACGTGGCACAACCCACCTGCCCCTCCGAGTTATGCAGAAGCACCAGAGAGGGAGACGTGTCCATTCTATACGAAAACTGGAGCCTGTCGGTTTGGAAACAG GTGCTCTCGAAATCATCCGCGACCAGAAGTCAGCAGAACGTTGCTGCTCCGCGGCATGTACAACCATTTCAGTATTGGACAGCAGCAGCGTGACGACTACGATGGGGACTCGCATCTCGAGACTGAAGAACGAGACTTGCAGCAAGATTTTGAGGCTTTTTACTGGGACGTGCTGCCCGAATTACGTTCCGCTGGGCGTGTCATCCAGTTTAAAGTGTGCCGCAACCACGAGCCACACCTCCGCGGTAATGTCTACGTGCAGTATCGGAG TAACGAGGAGGCCACAAGAGCACTGATGATGTTCAACGGTCGGTGGTACGCTGGCCGACAGATTAGTTGCGAGTTCACGCTTGTGGACCGCTGGAAATCTGCCATCTGTG GCTTGTTCTTCAGAAACGCATGTCCAAAAGGAAAGACCTGCAACTTCCTGCACGTGTTTCGCAATCCAACGGACGAGTTCAAGTACGCGGATCGTGATGAGACACCACATCGGTACTCTGGATCGTCCTCCTACCGTGGACACGACCATAGTCACCGCTATCGACGGAGTCCTGGAAGCAGACGCAGTCCAGAGAGCAGACGGAGTCCTGGAAGCAGACGAAGTTTTGGAAGTAGGCGGAGCTCTGAGCGTCGCCACAGTCTCAAAAGAAGACGAAGTCGCGAGAGCAAGCGCGGTGGAGAGCATAGACGTTCAGAACGAAAGAGCAGTGAGTCGTCACCCAAACAGGTCTCAGAACGCAAGGAGCAACGAAGTGAGAGGGGAGGTTCAGGACGCTGGCCAAGCCCAGAGGAGAGCCGTGGTCCAATACACGATCAAACATCGGAAGAGGAATGGAGCCCCAAGCTATGCCAAAGCCAGAAACCAGAAAACGACTCGGAGGGTGGAATGAATACAGACAG ACACATTTCCGGTTCACCTGGTCAGAAGAGCTCCGGCCAGGTCGCACCCCCCACCGTACGAGAGAGGAGTAGTACTTCTGACTCAGGGTCTGACCACGGTGTTCGACATCGACACAAGCACAAGAAGCACAAGTCGCGAAAGTATtcgaaaacgaagaagaagaagaggaagcatCGCCACAGGTCTCGAACATTGTCGCCCGAAAGGAGAACATCCCCAGAGAAAGGAGAAGAGAATGGTGACAGCAAGAATGCCCTCATGCAAAGCTGA